In a genomic window of Rhodobacter sp. 24-YEA-8:
- a CDS encoding carboxymuconolactone decarboxylase family protein, with the protein MTTVRLWTDAEAEADPRVKAVFDDIRATRKSDFINNIWRALANQPDTLDRLWAGLKAVMVAPGSLDPVVKEMIYIAVSSANGCGYCVHSHTAAAKAKGMTGAQHEELLAVIGMASQTNALVTALQLPVDQQFLVES; encoded by the coding sequence ATGACCACCGTCCGCCTCTGGACCGATGCCGAGGCTGAAGCCGATCCCCGTGTCAAAGCGGTGTTCGACGATATCCGTGCCACCCGGAAATCGGATTTCATCAATAATATCTGGCGCGCTTTAGCCAATCAGCCCGATACGCTGGACCGGCTCTGGGCTGGGCTCAAGGCGGTGATGGTCGCGCCGGGAAGCCTTGATCCGGTGGTGAAGGAGATGATCTATATCGCGGTGTCCAGTGCCAATGGCTGCGGCTATTGCGTGCATTCCCATACCGCAGCAGCGAAGGCCAAGGGCATGACCGGGGCGCAGCATGAGGAATTGCTGGCGGTGATCGGCATGGCCTCGCAGACCAATGCTCTGGTGACGGCGCTGCAGTTGCCCGTCGATCAGCAATTCCTGGTGGAGAGCTGA
- a CDS encoding ABC transporter permease, which yields MTETSSRAETGPATRTGADFLSRFLGYGKPFFIGLILPLGAALIWEAVVALGWNTGRLLPPPSVIWDTLAALWQKGDLTRHAAATLWRVVVGFGLGVVAGTILGAITGYYRPVARLIDPTFQALRAIPSIAWVPLFILWFGIFELPKVMLIAVGVFFPVYLGVMDAIRSVDRKFVEVGRVFRLSGTGMVVRILLPAIFPAYVTALRSGLGLGWMFVVAAEFMGASTGLGYLLVDGQQLGKPAQIVAAILIFAILGKITDSLLAWVTAPFLTWEDSFARGKEARTGAGEA from the coding sequence ATGACCGAGACCTCCAGCCGGGCCGAAACCGGCCCCGCCACCCGCACCGGCGCAGATTTTCTGTCGCGGTTCCTTGGCTATGGGAAGCCGTTTTTCATCGGGCTGATCCTGCCTTTGGGCGCGGCCCTGATCTGGGAGGCGGTGGTGGCGTTGGGCTGGAACACCGGCCGGCTTTTGCCACCGCCAAGCGTGATCTGGGACACGCTCGCCGCGCTCTGGCAAAAGGGCGATCTGACGCGCCATGCCGCGGCGACGCTCTGGCGGGTCGTGGTGGGCTTTGGCCTTGGGGTGGTGGCGGGGACGATCCTCGGCGCGATCACCGGCTATTACCGCCCCGTTGCGCGGCTGATCGACCCGACCTTCCAGGCGTTGCGGGCGATACCGTCCATCGCCTGGGTGCCGCTTTTCATCCTCTGGTTTGGCATATTCGAACTGCCCAAGGTCATGCTGATCGCGGTCGGCGTCTTTTTCCCGGTCTATCTTGGCGTGATGGATGCGATCCGCTCGGTTGACCGCAAGTTCGTCGAGGTCGGGCGGGTCTTTCGCCTCTCCGGCACGGGGATGGTGGTGCGTATCCTCTTGCCCGCGATCTTCCCGGCCTATGTCACGGCGCTGCGTTCGGGTCTGGGCCTTGGCTGGATGTTCGTCGTCGCGGCGGAGTTCATGGGAGCCTCAACCGGGCTTGGCTATCTGCTGGTCGATGGCCAGCAGCTGGGCAAACCGGCACAGATCGTTGCCGCGATCCTGATTTTCGCGATCCTTGGCAAGATCACCGACAGTCTTCTGGCCTGGGTAACCGCACCTTTCCTGACCTGGGAAGACAGTTTCGCGCGTGGCAAAGAGGCCCGCACCGGCGCAGGGGAGGCCTGA
- a CDS encoding quinone oxidoreductase, whose translation MASGAEIPTHTGAIIARKPGGAEVLEWAELPLAPPGPGEVLIRHEAIGLNFIDTYFRSGLYPWPGAVLIPGAEAAGVVIAVGEGVTLKPGARVAYLERTGADVHYRVMPADRLFLLPDGITADLAASVLLKGLTAEALVSTVAPVREGQVVLVHAAAGGVGLLLGQWIASLGARAIGTVGSAEKARLALDHGYDAVIEYRHEDVAARVADLTGGALCDRVFDSVGKDTWRGSLESLKPRGHLVSFGQASGPITGFQVSDLAKGSKTLSRPVVFDYLTTQEERAARAAALFHRLADGRLKAGAAARYRLQDAAEAHRALESRATSGAAVLIPENPSL comes from the coding sequence ATGGCCTCAGGCGCAGAAATCCCGACCCATACCGGCGCAATCATAGCCCGCAAACCCGGTGGCGCCGAGGTGCTGGAATGGGCCGAACTCCCCCTCGCGCCCCCCGGCCCCGGCGAGGTGCTGATCCGGCATGAGGCCATCGGGCTTAATTTCATCGACACCTATTTCCGCTCGGGCCTTTACCCCTGGCCGGGCGCGGTGCTGATCCCCGGGGCCGAGGCGGCCGGCGTGGTGATCGCCGTGGGCGAAGGCGTCACGCTGAAACCCGGCGCGCGTGTGGCTTATCTGGAGCGCACCGGCGCCGATGTGCATTACCGCGTGATGCCCGCCGACCGGCTTTTCCTTTTGCCCGACGGGATCACGGCGGATCTGGCGGCCTCGGTCCTTCTGAAAGGGCTGACGGCGGAGGCGCTGGTTTCTACCGTAGCGCCGGTGCGGGAAGGTCAGGTGGTGCTGGTCCATGCGGCGGCGGGCGGGGTCGGCTTGCTGCTCGGTCAATGGATCGCCTCGCTTGGGGCGCGGGCGATCGGGACCGTCGGGTCCGCTGAGAAGGCGCGGCTTGCGCTGGATCACGGCTATGATGCGGTGATCGAATACCGCCATGAGGATGTCGCCGCGCGGGTGGCGGATCTGACCGGCGGCGCGCTCTGTGACAGGGTCTTCGACTCGGTCGGGAAAGACACCTGGCGTGGCTCACTCGAAAGTCTGAAGCCGCGCGGGCATCTGGTGTCCTTCGGCCAGGCCTCGGGGCCGATAACCGGGTTTCAGGTCTCAGATCTGGCGAAAGGCTCAAAGACGCTCAGTCGCCCGGTGGTGTTCGACTATCTGACGACCCAGGAGGAACGCGCGGCCCGGGCGGCTGCGCTGTTTCATAGGCTTGCGGATGGCAGGCTTAAGGCGGGCGCTGCGGCGCGCTACCGTCTGCAAGACGCGGCTGAGGCGCATCGCGCGCTGGAATCTCGCGCGACCAGCGGGGCGGCGGTCCTGATCCCGGAAAATCCTTCTCTGTAA
- a CDS encoding ABC transporter permease, translating into MSIRGLRAAHPRRVIGQETIVFGLAIALFAGFALLLDGFAAPANLLNILRSVAVLGILAAGMGIVVIGRGIDLSMVSVMVVTVAVQLQLMQSGWGLWPASAVVALMAIAIGAANGAMVAYAGVPALFATLASGAFVFGFVRSQILSQDVVYIPENATGLLSLGTARVFGLPVDVLVFLAVVLILIGLLRWSRPGRFLYLMGDNFNAARTMGIPVRPLIVAAFTLAALLAWLAGLASAISLQSMNTRLVNSALLYDVVLVVVIGGIGLSGGKGGMRNVVVGAMLIGVLLNGMTILNLPNIQQNLIKALILLGAIILDGQLNPRDEQTSQQGDI; encoded by the coding sequence GTGAGCATTCGGGGCCTTCGCGCGGCGCATCCGCGACGTGTTATCGGGCAGGAAACCATTGTCTTCGGGCTGGCGATTGCGCTTTTCGCGGGTTTTGCGCTGCTGCTCGACGGTTTCGCGGCACCGGCGAACCTTTTGAACATCCTGCGCTCCGTCGCCGTGCTGGGCATTCTGGCCGCCGGGATGGGGATCGTGGTGATCGGGCGCGGCATCGATCTGTCGATGGTCTCGGTCATGGTGGTGACGGTCGCGGTGCAGCTGCAGCTGATGCAAAGCGGCTGGGGCCTGTGGCCGGCGAGCGCGGTGGTTGCGCTGATGGCCATTGCGATTGGCGCGGCGAACGGGGCCATGGTCGCCTATGCGGGGGTGCCGGCACTTTTTGCGACGCTCGCCTCTGGCGCGTTTGTCTTTGGCTTTGTGCGCTCACAGATCCTGTCGCAGGATGTGGTCTATATCCCCGAAAACGCAACCGGGCTTTTGTCACTGGGAACGGCACGGGTGTTTGGCCTTCCGGTCGATGTGCTGGTGTTTCTGGCGGTGGTTCTGATCCTGATCGGGCTGTTGCGCTGGTCCAGGCCGGGGCGGTTTCTCTATCTCATGGGCGATAATTTCAACGCAGCGCGCACGATGGGCATCCCGGTGCGCCCGCTGATCGTTGCGGCCTTCACGCTCGCAGCGCTCCTTGCCTGGCTCGCGGGGCTGGCGAGTGCGATCAGCCTGCAAAGCATGAACACGCGGCTGGTCAATTCAGCGCTGCTTTATGACGTGGTGCTGGTCGTGGTGATCGGCGGCATCGGGCTTTCGGGCGGCAAGGGGGGCATGCGCAATGTCGTCGTCGGCGCCATGCTGATCGGGGTTCTCCTGAACGGCATGACCATCCTCAACCTGCCGAATATCCAGCAAAATCTTATCAAAGCGCTGATCTTGCTCGGCGCTATCATTCTCGACGGGCAACTGAACCCCCGAGATGAACAGACCAGTCAGCAAGGCGATATCTGA
- a CDS encoding ABC transporter ATP-binding protein, with amino-acid sequence MLTIRNLGKTYETGTRALAGINLTVAPGEILAIVGGSGCGKSTLLRILAGLEQATHGEVAIDETALDGPHEKIGIIFQEARLFPWLTVRRNVGFGLAGLPHAVREARISATLARVGLTDKANALPRQLSGGQAQRVSIARALVTEPEVLLLDEPFSALDAFTKADLQQHLLQIHAKTEPSPTLIIVTHDIEEAILLADRVIVMCPNPGRIAEDFPVDLPRRRARGDEGFEALRHRILDTLNLSHTA; translated from the coding sequence ATGCTGACGATCCGCAACCTTGGCAAAACCTATGAAACCGGCACCCGCGCGCTGGCGGGGATAAACCTCACGGTTGCTCCGGGTGAAATTCTTGCGATTGTCGGCGGCTCCGGCTGCGGGAAATCCACGCTTTTGCGTATCCTTGCGGGGCTTGAACAGGCGACGCATGGCGAGGTCGCGATTGACGAGACCGCGCTGGACGGGCCGCATGAAAAGATCGGCATCATCTTTCAGGAGGCGCGGCTTTTCCCCTGGCTGACTGTGCGCCGCAATGTGGGCTTTGGCCTTGCGGGCCTGCCGCATGCTGTCCGCGAGGCGCGGATCTCGGCCACGCTCGCGCGGGTGGGTCTTACTGATAAGGCGAATGCCCTGCCGCGGCAGCTTTCGGGCGGCCAGGCGCAGCGTGTCTCCATTGCCCGCGCGCTGGTCACCGAGCCGGAGGTCTTGCTTCTGGATGAACCCTTCTCGGCGCTGGATGCCTTCACCAAAGCCGATCTGCAGCAGCATCTCCTGCAGATCCACGCAAAAACCGAGCCAAGCCCGACCCTGATCATTGTCACCCATGATATCGAAGAGGCGATCCTGCTCGCCGACCGGGTCATCGTCATGTGCCCCAATCCTGGCCGGATTGCCGAGGATTTCCCGGTCGATCTGCCGCGCCGACGCGCAAGAGGCGACGAAGGGTTTGAGGCGCTGCGCCACCGGATCCTCGACACGCTCAATCTCAGCCATACTGCCTGA
- a CDS encoding aliphatic sulfonate ABC transporter substrate-binding protein: protein MITRRHLLQTLPAASLVSVAAPGLLRAQSLSELKIDFATYNPVSLLLKSKGWLEEEFASDKIAITWVQSAGSNKALEFLSGSAIDFGSTAGSAALVSKINGNPIRSIYSYSRPEWTALVTRAETGITSVADLKGKTVAVTRGTDPHIFLIRALADQGLSESDITTVLLQHADGKTALLRGDVDAWAGLDPIMASAEVEDGASLFFRNVAANTYGILNVREAFLAEQPEVTTRVLTVYERARKFAVENPDELKAVTVEVTGLPEAVIEKQLNERTDLSDPRLGAAHRDAILAAGIALQKAGVIEAGVDVTATVDGLIDDRLPTA, encoded by the coding sequence ATGATCACCCGCCGCCATCTTCTGCAAACCCTTCCGGCAGCATCGCTGGTCAGCGTCGCTGCGCCCGGCCTTTTGCGCGCGCAATCACTCTCGGAACTGAAGATCGATTTCGCGACCTATAACCCGGTCTCGCTGCTCCTGAAATCCAAGGGCTGGCTGGAAGAGGAATTCGCCTCAGACAAGATTGCCATCACCTGGGTGCAATCGGCGGGGTCGAACAAGGCGCTGGAGTTCCTTTCGGGCAGCGCGATTGATTTCGGCTCGACCGCTGGTTCGGCGGCGCTGGTGTCAAAGATAAACGGCAATCCGATCCGCTCGATCTACAGCTATTCGCGCCCGGAATGGACGGCGCTGGTGACGCGGGCCGAAACCGGCATCACCTCGGTCGCAGATCTCAAGGGCAAGACCGTGGCCGTCACCCGTGGCACTGATCCGCATATTTTCCTGATCCGGGCACTGGCAGATCAGGGCCTGTCGGAAAGCGATATTACCACAGTTCTGCTTCAGCATGCGGATGGCAAGACCGCTCTGTTGCGCGGCGATGTCGATGCCTGGGCCGGACTTGACCCGATCATGGCCTCAGCCGAGGTCGAAGACGGCGCTTCGCTTTTCTTCCGTAATGTCGCCGCCAATACCTATGGGATCCTCAATGTGCGAGAAGCCTTCCTTGCGGAACAGCCCGAGGTTACGACCCGCGTTCTCACTGTCTATGAGCGCGCACGGAAATTCGCGGTCGAAAACCCTGATGAGCTGAAAGCGGTCACGGTCGAAGTCACCGGCCTGCCCGAGGCGGTGATCGAAAAGCAGCTCAATGAGCGCACCGATCTTTCCGACCCGCGCCTTGGCGCGGCCCATCGTGACGCGATCCTCGCGGCAGGGATTGCGCTGCAAAAAGCGGGTGTGATCGAGGCGGGTGTCGATGTCACCGCAACCGTGGATGGTCTGATCGACGACCGCCTGCCGACCGCGTAA
- a CDS encoding glutathione S-transferase family protein, with the protein MKREANVPKLYTNFESGNSYKVRLFAALAGITLEEYEVDLPGDEHHGPAFLAINPRGEVPVLVDGERIFRDSAAILTWLAGTYAPEGWGGRDTGEQAGIIDWLAFSASWIQYGVFTARAIVSFRGTYNGVGFQQEAVTLNEARIRGLKSLEILETALTGQDWLVLGRPTIADISVFPYVALAPMGDIPLEPYPAIRAWINRIRALPGFITMIGLDDPQYRRKDRP; encoded by the coding sequence ATGAAACGGGAGGCCAATGTGCCGAAACTCTATACAAATTTCGAATCCGGCAACAGCTATAAGGTCCGGCTGTTCGCCGCACTCGCCGGGATCACGCTTGAGGAATATGAGGTCGATCTGCCGGGGGATGAACATCACGGCCCGGCGTTTCTTGCGATCAATCCGCGGGGCGAGGTGCCGGTTCTGGTCGATGGCGAGCGCATCTTCCGCGATTCCGCCGCGATCCTGACCTGGCTTGCCGGCACCTATGCGCCCGAAGGCTGGGGCGGCAGGGATACCGGCGAGCAGGCCGGGATCATCGACTGGCTCGCCTTCTCGGCCAGCTGGATCCAATATGGTGTCTTTACCGCCCGCGCCATTGTCTCGTTCAGAGGCACCTATAACGGCGTCGGCTTCCAGCAAGAGGCGGTCACCCTGAACGAGGCCCGCATCCGGGGTCTGAAATCGCTTGAGATCCTCGAGACCGCGCTGACCGGGCAGGACTGGCTGGTGCTGGGCCGCCCGACCATCGCCGATATCTCGGTCTTTCCCTATGTCGCCCTGGCCCCGATGGGGGATATTCCGCTGGAGCCCTATCCCGCGATCCGCGCCTGGATCAACAGGATCCGCGCCCTGCCGGGATTCATCACAATGATCGGGCTGGATGATCCGCAATATCGCCGTAAGGACCGCCCGTAA